A genomic segment from Vagococcus zengguangii encodes:
- a CDS encoding cation-translocating P-type ATPase, translated as MSEEKKQQLIEPFYTETEESVLSKLGSNREGLSDAEAAKRLAEYGENQLDEGKKKTLFSKFLDQFKDLMIIILLVAAVVSGIMGDHVEAIMIVVVVFLMAIFGVVQEAKAEQAIDALKDMSTPNANVLRNGNAKVIKSTEIVPGDIVLLEAGDVIPADIRLLEANSLKIEEAALTGESVPVEKNIEVLSDADTGIGDRLNMGYMNSNVTYGRGIGVVTGTGMNTEVGKIASMLAQADETNTPLKENLNQLGKWLTYAILAICVIMFVVGMMGGNKSWVDMLLTSVSLAVAAIPEGLPAIVTIVLALGTQIMAKRNALVRKLPAVETLGSTDIICSDKTGTLTVNQMTVEQLFTNNQVVAADQAMPADNMTLKVMNYCNDTKFSAEGTLIGDPTETALVKYGLNKGFDVREFVANEPRVAEVPFDSDRKLMSTIHQLADGRYLVATKGAPDELLKRTVSYDVNGEIKPMDEAERSLILTTNTTLAKQALRVLAMAYKFVDEVPTELESDVVENNLIFAGLVGMIDPERKEAAEAVRVAKEAGIRPIMITGDHRDTAEAIAARLGIITEGQHEAVITGAELNELSDEAFAKVVPNYSVYARVSPEHKVRIVKAWQAEGKVVAMTGDGVNDAPALKTADIGIGMGITGTEVSKGASDMVLADDNFSTIVVAVEEGRKVFSNIQKTIQYLLAANLGEVLTLFIATLLKWDTLLPVHLLWINVVTDTFPAIALGLEPAEKDVMKQKPRGRNSNFFSGGVLSSIIYQGILEAGITLGVYWSALKWPAHTALDAAQKAAAAADGLSMEQAIYNLQHGDALTMAYATLALIQLFHAFNVKSVHGSLFKVGAFRNKTFNYAVILSFVLLAATIVIPGFNDLFQVTHLDTYQWVIVLCASISIIPIVEIVKFFQRKALNK; from the coding sequence ATGTCAGAAGAGAAAAAGCAACAACTGATTGAACCTTTTTACACCGAAACTGAAGAATCGGTCTTAAGTAAATTAGGTTCTAATCGTGAAGGGTTGAGCGATGCGGAAGCGGCTAAACGTTTAGCTGAGTATGGCGAAAACCAATTGGATGAAGGTAAAAAGAAAACACTTTTTTCTAAATTTTTAGACCAATTTAAAGATTTAATGATTATTATTTTATTAGTGGCAGCCGTAGTATCAGGTATTATGGGTGACCATGTCGAAGCAATTATGATTGTTGTTGTAGTGTTCTTAATGGCCATTTTTGGTGTGGTTCAAGAAGCGAAGGCGGAGCAAGCCATTGATGCCTTGAAAGATATGTCAACACCGAATGCCAACGTGTTGCGCAATGGTAATGCGAAAGTTATCAAGAGTACAGAAATCGTGCCTGGTGATATTGTGTTACTAGAAGCTGGAGATGTTATTCCCGCTGATATTCGTTTATTAGAAGCGAACTCTTTAAAAATTGAAGAGGCTGCTTTAACGGGTGAGTCAGTGCCAGTTGAAAAAAATATCGAAGTCTTATCTGATGCAGATACTGGGATTGGTGACCGCTTGAATATGGGTTATATGAACAGTAACGTTACTTATGGTCGTGGTATCGGAGTGGTAACAGGGACTGGTATGAATACGGAAGTTGGTAAAATCGCCAGCATGTTAGCACAAGCTGATGAAACAAACACACCGTTAAAAGAAAACTTAAACCAATTAGGTAAATGGTTAACGTATGCAATTTTAGCTATCTGTGTCATCATGTTTGTTGTCGGAATGATGGGCGGAAACAAGAGCTGGGTTGATATGTTATTAACATCAGTTTCACTTGCCGTTGCAGCGATTCCAGAAGGTTTACCAGCGATTGTAACCATTGTGTTAGCTTTAGGTACGCAAATTATGGCCAAACGTAACGCGTTAGTCCGTAAATTGCCAGCCGTTGAAACATTAGGTAGTACGGATATTATCTGTTCAGATAAAACAGGTACGTTAACCGTTAACCAAATGACCGTTGAACAATTATTTACTAACAATCAAGTAGTAGCTGCTGATCAAGCAATGCCAGCTGATAACATGACCTTAAAAGTGATGAACTACTGTAATGATACAAAATTCTCAGCTGAAGGAACGTTAATCGGTGACCCAACTGAGACAGCTTTAGTAAAATATGGTTTAAACAAAGGTTTTGACGTCCGTGAATTTGTTGCGAATGAACCACGTGTGGCCGAAGTACCATTTGATTCAGATCGTAAATTAATGTCAACGATTCACCAATTAGCAGATGGCCGTTATTTAGTAGCAACTAAAGGGGCGCCAGATGAATTATTAAAACGTACCGTTTCTTATGATGTGAATGGTGAAATTAAGCCAATGGATGAGGCTGAACGTTCATTGATTTTAACAACAAACACTACTTTAGCTAAACAAGCGCTTCGCGTTTTAGCGATGGCGTACAAGTTTGTTGATGAAGTGCCAACGGAATTAGAATCAGATGTTGTTGAAAATAACTTGATTTTTGCCGGTTTAGTCGGAATGATTGACCCAGAACGTAAAGAAGCAGCCGAAGCGGTACGTGTAGCAAAAGAAGCAGGTATCCGTCCAATTATGATTACTGGTGACCACCGAGACACAGCTGAAGCAATTGCGGCTCGTTTAGGTATTATTACGGAAGGTCAACATGAAGCGGTTATTACAGGGGCAGAATTAAATGAGTTATCAGACGAAGCATTTGCTAAGGTTGTGCCTAACTACTCAGTCTATGCGCGTGTATCTCCTGAACATAAAGTGCGTATCGTTAAAGCATGGCAAGCAGAAGGTAAAGTAGTAGCGATGACTGGTGACGGTGTTAACGATGCACCAGCTCTTAAAACAGCGGATATCGGTATCGGAATGGGTATCACAGGTACGGAAGTATCTAAAGGTGCAAGTGACATGGTCCTTGCCGATGATAACTTCTCAACGATTGTTGTAGCAGTTGAAGAAGGACGTAAAGTTTTCTCAAATATCCAAAAAACGATTCAATACTTACTTGCCGCTAACTTAGGGGAAGTGTTAACCTTATTTATCGCAACATTGTTAAAATGGGATACATTATTACCGGTTCATTTATTATGGATCAACGTCGTAACTGATACGTTCCCAGCAATTGCTTTAGGTTTAGAGCCAGCTGAAAAAGATGTGATGAAACAAAAACCTCGTGGACGTAACTCTAACTTCTTCTCTGGTGGTGTCTTAAGCAGTATTATCTACCAAGGTATTTTAGAAGCGGGTATCACATTAGGCGTTTATTGGTCAGCTCTTAAATGGCCAGCCCACACAGCATTAGATGCTGCTCAAAAAGCGGCTGCAGCTGCTGATGGTCTTTCAATGGAACAAGCGATTTACAACTTACAACACGGTGATGCGTTAACAATGGCTTACGCTACTTTAGCCTTAATCCAATTGTTCCATGCCTTCAACGTGAAGTCAGTCCATGGTTCATTATTCAAAGTCGGTGCGTTTAGAAACAAAACATTTAACTACGCGGTTATCTTGTCATTTGTTTTATTAGCAGCAACGATTGTGATTCCAGGATTTAATGATTTATTCCAAGTAACTCACTTAGATACCTATCAATGGGTGATTGTGCTATGTGCGTCAATCTCAATTATCCCAATTGTTGAAATTGTGAAGTTCTTCCAACGTAAAGCATTAAATAAATAA
- a CDS encoding NYN domain-containing protein, with translation MLKRQILMVDGYNMIGAWPELVYLKNQDKLADARDALLFELSNYAKFKNIKVIVVFDAQLVPGIQQEYQEYNVTVVFTKTDETADTYIEREAAKLIDVKTLVTVATSDLAEQWLIFSRGALRKSAFELFRDVEESQREIKKEILATRYQQYSRNVPWSLAEIERLEALRDQLSE, from the coding sequence ATGTTAAAACGACAAATCCTAATGGTAGACGGTTACAACATGATTGGGGCTTGGCCTGAACTCGTCTATTTGAAAAACCAAGACAAACTAGCGGATGCCCGCGATGCTTTATTATTCGAATTATCCAATTATGCCAAATTTAAGAATATTAAAGTGATTGTTGTCTTCGACGCGCAGTTAGTGCCAGGTATTCAACAAGAGTATCAAGAATACAATGTCACGGTTGTTTTCACAAAAACCGATGAAACAGCTGATACATATATTGAGCGTGAAGCAGCGAAACTAATCGATGTTAAAACGTTAGTGACGGTTGCAACGAGTGATTTAGCTGAACAATGGCTGATTTTTTCACGAGGCGCTCTACGTAAATCAGCGTTTGAGTTGTTTCGCGATGTCGAAGAATCACAGCGTGAAATCAAAAAAGAAATTTTAGCGACACGCTATCAGCAATATTCACGCAATGTGCCGTGGTCGTTAGCTGAAATCGAGCGACTAGAAGCCTTGCGTGATCAATTATCTGAATAA
- the rlmB gene encoding 23S rRNA (guanosine(2251)-2'-O)-methyltransferase RlmB, translating into MKKQTNQRRSSKRSNDSDSKESKGRKFDKKPGAKKDFKEPNRRGRENSRHEAPRKEQPEETPTTNAEDFAIGFYGVSEALEAKRGNKLFVQEDLSGRRIDDVKKLATKHSVPMQFAPKSKLDLLSDHGNHQGVVLGVTPYEYLTIEGLLEQTTSEAPFYLILDSIEDPHNFGSILRTADATGVDGVIIPKHRAVGITSVVSKTSTGAVEHVPVARVTNLAQAIRTLKDKQFWVYGTDMNGTDYRHWNVAGPTALIIGNEGKGISPGLKKEVDEMLTIPMTGHVQSLNASVAAGVMMYEVFRKRH; encoded by the coding sequence ATGAAAAAACAAACTAATCAACGTCGTTCGTCGAAACGCTCGAACGATTCAGACTCTAAAGAGAGTAAGGGTCGTAAATTCGACAAAAAACCAGGAGCTAAAAAAGATTTTAAAGAACCCAATCGTAGAGGCCGTGAAAATAGCCGTCATGAAGCACCAAGAAAAGAACAACCTGAAGAAACACCTACAACAAATGCAGAAGACTTTGCGATTGGTTTTTACGGTGTGAGTGAAGCCTTAGAAGCTAAACGAGGAAATAAATTATTCGTCCAAGAAGATTTATCAGGCCGTCGAATTGACGATGTGAAAAAATTGGCGACAAAACATTCTGTTCCCATGCAGTTTGCGCCAAAAAGTAAGTTAGATTTATTATCAGACCATGGTAATCACCAAGGGGTTGTCCTAGGGGTAACGCCGTATGAGTATTTAACGATTGAAGGCTTATTAGAGCAAACAACTTCCGAAGCACCATTTTACTTAATTTTAGATAGTATTGAAGACCCACATAACTTTGGATCAATTTTAAGAACAGCTGATGCAACGGGGGTTGATGGGGTAATTATTCCGAAACACCGTGCGGTTGGGATTACCTCAGTTGTGTCTAAAACTTCTACAGGTGCGGTGGAACATGTGCCAGTTGCGCGTGTGACGAATTTAGCACAAGCAATTAGAACGCTAAAAGACAAGCAATTCTGGGTTTATGGAACAGATATGAACGGGACAGACTATCGCCATTGGAACGTGGCAGGCCCAACGGCTTTAATTATCGGTAATGAAGGCAAAGGCATTTCACCAGGCTTGAAGAAAGAAGTCGATGAAATGTTGACGATTCCGATGACCGGTCATGTGCAAAGTTTAAACGCCAGTGTGGCAGCGGGTGTCATGATGTACGAAGTCTTTCGTAAACGTCACTAA
- a CDS encoding Mini-ribonuclease 3, whose translation MSEHQDFTLLNGLALAYVGDAIYEVFIRDYLIRKGNTRPNMLHQKATKFVSAKAQASSIADMLAEGMLTEEEEAIFKRGRNAKSHTTAKNADVKTYRASTGFEALMGYLHLQGQTDRLNELMIWCVNQKEKINEKTN comes from the coding sequence ATGAGTGAACATCAAGATTTTACGCTACTAAACGGTTTAGCATTAGCCTATGTGGGTGATGCGATTTATGAAGTGTTTATTCGCGATTATTTAATTAGAAAAGGTAATACTCGTCCAAATATGTTGCACCAAAAAGCAACGAAGTTCGTGTCAGCAAAAGCGCAAGCCAGTTCAATTGCGGATATGTTAGCAGAAGGGATGTTGACTGAGGAAGAAGAAGCAATTTTTAAACGCGGACGCAATGCCAAAAGCCATACGACCGCTAAAAATGCCGATGTTAAAACGTACCGTGCCTCAACAGGTTTTGAAGCGTTAATGGGTTACTTGCATTTGCAAGGACAAACCGATCGCTTGAATGAGTTGATGATATGGTGTGTCAATCAAAAGGAGAAAATAAATGAAAAAACAAACTAA
- the cysS gene encoding cysteine--tRNA ligase has protein sequence MIQIYNTLTREKETFVPLEEGKVKMYVCGPTVYNYIHIGNARSTVAFDTVRKYLEYRGFDVNYVSNFTDVDDKIIRSAQEEGISPQELAAKYIQAFKEDTGALNVKPATVHPQVVDHMTYIIEFIEELIAKDFAYESEGDVYYRTRKFKNYGQLSHQAIDELEIGASQRTGTEQDKKEDPLDFALWKSAKEGEISWDSPWGAGRPGWHIECSVMASKHLGDTIDIHAGGEDLQFPHHENEIAQSEAKTGKKFANYWMHNGFVTVGDGEKMSKSLGNFVTAHELMQQVDPMIIRFALATTQYRRPIPFNEATIKDAENNLARLQTAFDNASFRQAQAEAELVSDAEDLSTLADFEEQFVAAMDDDFNTANGITVVYDLIKWLNQYSERDAVSQVVLAAALEKLTNWLVIFGVSLNTQAELLDEEIEQLINERNEARSAKNFSRSDEIRDLLKEQGIILEDTPQGVRWRRS, from the coding sequence ATGATTCAAATTTATAATACGTTAACGCGCGAAAAAGAAACGTTTGTCCCCTTAGAAGAGGGAAAAGTAAAAATGTATGTCTGCGGTCCAACCGTTTACAACTACATTCATATCGGAAATGCCCGTAGTACAGTGGCTTTTGATACAGTCCGTAAATATTTAGAGTATCGTGGATTTGACGTTAATTACGTATCAAACTTTACCGATGTCGATGATAAAATTATCCGTTCGGCTCAAGAAGAAGGTATCTCACCGCAAGAATTAGCCGCTAAATATATTCAAGCCTTTAAAGAAGATACGGGTGCTCTAAATGTTAAGCCGGCGACGGTTCATCCTCAAGTTGTGGATCACATGACGTATATTATTGAGTTTATCGAGGAATTGATCGCTAAAGACTTTGCTTATGAGTCTGAAGGTGATGTGTATTATCGTACCCGTAAATTTAAAAACTATGGTCAATTAAGTCATCAGGCAATTGACGAATTAGAAATTGGTGCGAGTCAAAGAACGGGGACTGAGCAAGATAAAAAAGAAGATCCGTTAGACTTTGCTTTATGGAAGAGCGCTAAAGAAGGTGAAATTTCTTGGGACTCTCCTTGGGGTGCAGGTCGTCCAGGCTGGCATATTGAATGTTCGGTGATGGCGTCGAAACATCTGGGCGATACCATTGATATACATGCCGGTGGCGAAGACTTACAATTCCCACATCACGAGAATGAAATTGCTCAATCTGAAGCAAAAACGGGCAAAAAATTCGCGAACTACTGGATGCATAACGGTTTTGTAACAGTGGGTGACGGCGAAAAAATGAGTAAATCACTAGGGAACTTCGTGACAGCTCATGAATTGATGCAACAAGTCGATCCGATGATTATTCGTTTTGCTCTAGCAACGACACAATACCGTCGTCCGATTCCATTTAATGAGGCAACGATTAAAGATGCCGAAAACAACTTAGCTCGTTTACAAACAGCTTTTGATAATGCTTCATTCCGCCAAGCCCAAGCTGAGGCTGAACTAGTAAGTGACGCGGAAGATTTATCGACTTTAGCCGATTTTGAAGAGCAATTTGTAGCGGCGATGGATGATGATTTTAATACGGCAAATGGGATTACGGTTGTTTATGACTTAATCAAATGGCTAAATCAATATTCAGAACGTGACGCTGTTTCACAAGTTGTGTTAGCAGCGGCTTTAGAAAAATTAACGAACTGGTTAGTGATTTTTGGTGTGAGTTTAAACACGCAAGCTGAATTATTAGATGAAGAAATCGAGCAATTAATCAATGAACGTAACGAAGCGCGCTCAGCGAAGAATTTTTCCCGTAGTGATGAGATTCGTGATTTGTTGAAGGAACAAGGAATTATTTTAGAAGATACGCCTCAAGGGGTTAGATGGAGAAGAAGCTAA
- the epsC gene encoding serine O-acetyltransferase EpsC — translation MVSRFSEDIAAVRKNDPAARTTLEIVLTYPGLHAIWFHRLAHVLHRNHLKLLAKIIATFSRFLTGIEIHPGATLGRRLFIDHGMGVVIGETAEVGDDVVLFHGVTLGGTGKDQGKRHPTIGNGAYISAHAQILGPITIGESTKIGAASVVLQSVPDNATAVGIPAKVVKINGEKIKKE, via the coding sequence ATGGTCAGTCGTTTTAGTGAAGATATTGCAGCGGTTAGAAAAAATGATCCAGCTGCTAGAACTACGTTAGAGATTGTTTTGACCTATCCAGGGTTGCATGCTATCTGGTTTCATCGCTTGGCTCATGTTTTACATCGTAACCACTTAAAATTATTAGCGAAAATAATCGCAACCTTTAGTCGTTTTTTAACCGGTATTGAAATTCATCCAGGAGCAACGCTTGGTCGTCGCCTATTTATCGACCATGGGATGGGCGTTGTAATTGGTGAAACAGCTGAAGTTGGTGATGATGTCGTCTTGTTCCACGGTGTCACATTAGGTGGAACAGGTAAAGATCAAGGTAAACGGCACCCAACCATTGGTAACGGAGCGTATATTTCAGCTCATGCACAAATTTTAGGCCCAATTACAATTGGTGAGAGCACAAAAATCGGAGCTGCTTCTGTCGTATTACAGTCAGTTCCCGATAATGCAACAGCAGTCGGTATTCCTGCAAAAGTGGTTAAAATAAATGGAGAAAAAATCAAAAAGGAGTAA
- the gltX gene encoding glutamate--tRNA ligase, translating to MTKKVRVRYAPSPTGHLHIGNARTALFNYLFARNLGGDFIIRIEDTDLKRNIEGGEKSQLENLAWLNIDWDESPDKPGKYGPYRQSERKDIYMPLVDQLLASNLAYKCYCTEEELDEAREKQQARGEMPRYAGTCAHLTPEQQAAFEAEGRDYVVRFRVPRGEELSFDDLVKGPITFESDSVGGDFVILKRDGMPTYNFAVAVDDHMMEISHVLRGDDHIANTPKQLMIYNAFGWEAPRFGHMTLIINTETGKKLSKRDETILQFIEQYRELGYLPEAMFNFIALLGWSPVGEDEIFSKDELIKLFDANRLSKSPASFDPKKLEWVNNQYIKSLDVATFTDMCVPFFVEKGLLEADMTEEKRAWTEKLVGLYQPQMSYAAEIVELTEMFFNEHPTLDEAAKEVLASETVPTVLEAFKGQIESLETFDVPSIKAAIKAVQKETGVKGKNLFMPIRVAVSGQMHGPELGDTILLLGKEKTIAHLNGALA from the coding sequence ATGACAAAAAAAGTTCGCGTACGTTACGCTCCAAGCCCAACAGGACATTTACACATTGGGAATGCACGTACAGCATTATTTAACTACTTATTCGCTAGAAACTTAGGAGGAGACTTCATTATTCGTATTGAAGATACCGACTTAAAACGTAACATCGAGGGTGGCGAGAAGAGTCAGTTAGAGAACTTAGCATGGTTAAACATTGATTGGGATGAGTCTCCAGACAAGCCTGGTAAATACGGTCCTTACCGTCAATCAGAGCGTAAAGACATCTATATGCCTTTAGTCGATCAATTATTAGCTAGCAATTTAGCTTATAAATGCTATTGTACGGAAGAAGAATTAGATGAAGCACGTGAAAAACAACAAGCTCGTGGGGAAATGCCTCGTTACGCTGGAACTTGTGCCCATTTAACACCTGAACAACAAGCAGCGTTTGAAGCTGAAGGTCGTGACTATGTGGTACGTTTCCGTGTGCCACGTGGCGAAGAATTATCATTTGATGACTTAGTAAAAGGCCCAATTACCTTTGAATCTGACAGTGTCGGTGGCGATTTCGTTATTTTAAAACGTGACGGCATGCCAACTTACAACTTTGCGGTAGCTGTTGATGATCACATGATGGAAATTTCACACGTTTTACGTGGGGATGATCATATTGCCAACACACCAAAACAATTAATGATTTATAACGCGTTTGGTTGGGAAGCACCTCGTTTTGGTCACATGACGTTAATCATTAACACTGAAACAGGTAAAAAATTAAGTAAACGTGACGAAACGATTTTACAATTTATCGAACAGTATCGCGAATTAGGTTACTTACCAGAAGCGATGTTTAACTTTATCGCCTTATTAGGTTGGTCACCAGTAGGGGAAGACGAAATCTTCTCGAAAGATGAATTAATTAAATTATTCGACGCGAACCGTTTAAGTAAATCACCAGCGTCATTTGATCCGAAAAAATTAGAGTGGGTAAATAACCAATACATCAAGTCATTAGATGTGGCAACCTTCACTGATATGTGTGTGCCATTCTTCGTTGAAAAAGGCTTGTTAGAAGCTGACATGACCGAAGAAAAACGTGCTTGGACTGAAAAACTAGTTGGTTTATATCAACCACAAATGAGTTATGCTGCTGAAATCGTCGAATTAACAGAAATGTTCTTCAACGAACATCCAACTTTAGACGAGGCAGCTAAAGAAGTTTTAGCGAGTGAAACAGTACCAACTGTTTTAGAAGCCTTTAAAGGACAAATAGAAAGCTTAGAAACGTTTGATGTTCCAAGTATTAAAGCAGCAATTAAAGCCGTTCAAAAAGAAACTGGCGTTAAAGGTAAAAACTTATTCATGCCAATTCGTGTAGCCGTTTCAGGCCAAATGCACGGACCAGAATTAGGCGACACTATTTTATTATTAGGTAAAGAAAAAACTATCGCTCATTTAAATGGAGCTTTAGCATAA
- a CDS encoding PIN/TRAM domain-containing protein, whose amino-acid sequence MKKVYHIILTILGGGIGVSILPELWEALNLDGNGYLNNFIVNILIGAGLFYLLSLLTANKFISQYKKLEETISKKSSQYLLFGSIGAIIGLLLGVLMSVPFYNMEIKLIRDIIPALILLTLGFLGFRIGTTKMDDWRKLFIPKNRKNAEDVLERKVDETFRKYKILDTSVIIDGRIYDIAKTGFIEGTLLIPNFVLYELQYIADSGDSLKRVRGRRGLDILNALQKEESVDVEMYDGDFDDITEVDSKLIRLAKLLDGVLVTNDYNLNKVSEFQNVPVLNINALANAVKPVVIPGENMRVKVVKAGTERQQGVAYLDDGTMIVVEDGQHFMNKEIEVVVTSALQTAAGRMIFAKPVHAQRSIMEENK is encoded by the coding sequence ATGAAGAAAGTTTATCATATTATTTTGACCATTCTAGGTGGCGGGATTGGCGTGAGCATCTTACCAGAATTGTGGGAAGCCTTAAACTTAGATGGCAATGGTTATCTTAATAATTTTATTGTGAATATTTTAATTGGCGCGGGGTTATTTTATCTCTTATCACTCTTAACAGCTAATAAATTTATTTCACAGTATAAAAAATTAGAAGAAACAATTAGTAAAAAGAGTTCACAATATTTATTATTTGGTTCAATTGGTGCAATTATTGGGTTATTATTAGGGGTACTGATGTCAGTTCCGTTTTACAATATGGAAATCAAATTGATTCGCGATATTATTCCTGCACTTATTCTATTAACATTAGGCTTTTTAGGATTTCGTATTGGAACAACCAAAATGGATGACTGGCGTAAATTATTTATTCCAAAGAATCGCAAAAACGCAGAGGATGTCTTAGAGCGTAAAGTCGATGAAACATTCAGAAAGTACAAAATTTTAGACACTAGTGTTATTATAGATGGGCGTATTTATGACATCGCCAAAACAGGGTTTATCGAAGGAACCTTATTGATTCCTAATTTTGTGTTGTATGAATTGCAGTATATCGCGGATTCAGGTGATAGCTTGAAACGTGTCCGTGGTCGTCGTGGCTTAGACATTTTGAATGCTTTGCAAAAAGAAGAAAGTGTCGATGTTGAGATGTACGATGGTGATTTTGATGACATTACGGAAGTTGATAGTAAATTAATCCGTTTAGCAAAACTTTTAGATGGTGTTTTGGTGACAAACGATTATAATTTAAATAAGGTCTCTGAGTTTCAGAATGTACCAGTTTTAAACATTAACGCTTTAGCTAACGCGGTTAAACCAGTCGTTATTCCAGGTGAGAATATGCGAGTTAAAGTTGTAAAAGCTGGAACAGAACGTCAACAAGGGGTCGCCTATCTAGATGACGGGACGATGATCGTCGTAGAGGATGGCCAACATTTCATGAATAAAGAAATAGAAGTCGTTGTGACAAGTGCCTTACAAACGGCAGCAGGACGCATGATTTTTGCGAAACCAGTTCATGCACAACGTAGTATTATGGAAGAAAATAAATAA
- the radA gene encoding DNA repair protein RadA, whose product MAKKAKTHFECQACGYISPQYLGRCPNCGTWNEMMEVKEQVESARNSRVDLTGKQAKPQTLGEVTTSKTPRVKTRMDELNRVLGGGVVPGSLVLIGGDPGIGKSTLLLQVSQQLHLSGGKVLYVSGEESAEQIKMRAERLTVEGNDFYVYPETDMSLIRQTIETLKPDYVIIDSIQTMMQPEITSASGSVSQVRETTAELMKIAKSNQIAIFIVGHVTKEGALAGPRMLEHMVDTVLYFEGDRHHTFRILRAVKNRFGSTNEIGIFEMQERGLVEVTNPSEVFLEERLDGATGSAIVVSMEGSRPILAEVQALVSPTLFGNARRTATGLDYNRVTLIMAVLEKRAGLLLQNQDAYLKAAGGVKLDEPAIDLAIAMSIASSYKDRGTDASECFIGEIGLTGEIRRVNRIDHRVKEAQKLGFKKVYVPVNNLHGWEPPTDIEVVGVSTLSEALKRVFG is encoded by the coding sequence GTGGCTAAAAAAGCAAAAACTCATTTTGAATGTCAGGCGTGTGGTTATATTTCGCCTCAATATTTAGGTCGTTGCCCGAATTGTGGTACGTGGAATGAAATGATGGAAGTCAAAGAACAAGTCGAATCGGCACGTAATAGTCGTGTTGATTTGACCGGTAAACAAGCAAAACCGCAAACGTTAGGGGAAGTCACAACGAGTAAAACGCCACGTGTTAAAACCAGAATGGACGAATTAAACCGTGTATTAGGTGGTGGAGTGGTCCCTGGTTCTCTCGTGTTAATTGGGGGAGATCCTGGTATTGGAAAATCAACGTTACTGCTACAAGTATCACAACAGCTACATTTATCTGGTGGTAAAGTCTTGTATGTTTCTGGTGAAGAAAGTGCGGAACAAATTAAGATGCGCGCGGAACGTCTAACAGTGGAAGGTAATGATTTTTATGTTTATCCAGAAACTGATATGTCGCTTATCCGTCAAACAATTGAAACCTTAAAGCCCGATTATGTGATTATTGACTCGATTCAGACGATGATGCAACCGGAAATTACCAGCGCCTCAGGTAGTGTTAGTCAAGTACGTGAAACAACAGCAGAATTGATGAAAATTGCGAAGAGTAATCAAATTGCGATTTTTATTGTTGGACATGTCACTAAAGAAGGTGCATTAGCCGGTCCGCGTATGTTGGAACATATGGTGGATACCGTCTTGTATTTTGAAGGGGATCGTCACCATACGTTTAGAATTTTACGAGCGGTCAAAAATCGTTTTGGTTCCACAAATGAAATCGGTATTTTTGAGATGCAAGAACGTGGGTTAGTCGAAGTGACCAATCCTTCTGAAGTGTTCTTAGAAGAACGTTTGGACGGTGCGACCGGTTCAGCGATTGTTGTTTCGATGGAAGGTAGTCGTCCAATTTTGGCGGAAGTTCAGGCGTTAGTCAGTCCGACCTTGTTTGGTAATGCCAGAAGAACAGCGACTGGTTTAGATTACAACCGAGTAACCTTGATTATGGCGGTATTAGAAAAACGTGCCGGCTTGCTATTACAAAACCAAGATGCTTATTTAAAAGCTGCCGGTGGTGTTAAATTAGACGAGCCCGCGATTGATTTGGCGATTGCGATGAGCATTGCCTCAAGTTATAAAGATCGTGGTACGGATGCGAGTGAATGTTTTATTGGTGAAATTGGCTTAACGGGTGAAATTCGTCGGGTGAATCGTATTGATCATCGGGTGAAAGAAGCACAAAAATTAGGGTTTAAAAAAGTTTACGTTCCAGTGAATAACTTACATGGTTGGGAGCCACCTACGGATATTGAGGTCGTCGGTGTTTCAACGCTGAGTGAAGCATTGAAGCGTGTCTTTGGATAG